AGCGGGCTGTTCAAGGCTCAGCTGCGGCTCCCGGACGGACGGCTGACCACCGTCTTCTTCCCCGAGGAGGGCGACTTCGTGGCGCCGCTGAGCGCGATGGGCGCCGAAGGCATCCGTCGAGTGGTTTCCCGTGGCCTGCACCCACGGGCGGACACTCTGCGCTCTGTGGTCGACCAGCAGAGCCTGCACACCCTGATCGCCGTCGAGCCCAGCCTGGTGCTGCGGGTCTCCTTCCGGGTGGTCGAACATCTCACCGCCCAGCACCTGCAGTGGTCGCGCCTGCTCGGCATGCTGGCCCTGATGCACGCCACCACCTTGCAGGTGGACGTCGGCTGGCTGCGCAGCACCCCCGAACAGCGGTACCGCGCACTGCTGGCCGAGCAGCCCGGCCTGGTGCAGCGGGTCACCCAGCGCGACCTGGCCGGCTTCCTGGGCATCACCGATGTCGCGCTGAGCCGGATCGCCAAGCGGGTCCGGGCCGACGAGCAACCCCCGGAAACGCCCTCGAGTCCGGCGACCGCCTCCTAGCCGCGCTGCCGGTAGACCTTTCCGGGCCGGGTCTGTCCGAGAA
The nucleotide sequence above comes from Propionicimonas paludicola. Encoded proteins:
- a CDS encoding Crp/Fnr family transcriptional regulator, with product MITENAASAHALRSLRLLLEAYASAELPQWELFASNVRLFRLDQGATLFSAGEVHPYLYFVQSGLFKAQLRLPDGRLTTVFFPEEGDFVAPLSAMGAEGIRRVVSRGLHPRADTLRSVVDQQSLHTLIAVEPSLVLRVSFRVVEHLTAQHLQWSRLLGMLALMHATTLQVDVGWLRSTPEQRYRALLAEQPGLVQRVTQRDLAGFLGITDVALSRIAKRVRADEQPPETPSSPATAS